The Halomicronema hongdechloris C2206 genome includes a window with the following:
- a CDS encoding serine/threonine-protein kinase, with protein sequence MPSNPRTAERCQGCGHPLVKRLRGRYIPIKLLGQGGFGRTFLGLDTDRLNSPCVIKQFAPQTQGTKSFDKAVKLFEQEAMRLHDLGEHPQIPTLLAYFAHDHYLYLVQQSIEGTTLYQELQERGAYDGQQVRQLLLDLLPVLQFIHHQGVIHRDITPTNILRRQQDGKAILIDFGVAKQFSEAVTPQPGTRIGTEGYSPIEQLRGGHAYPASDLYSLGVTCLHLLTNRKPEDLYDPLQGQWQWRQILQAAGRSIDPPLAQVLERLVQDLVGDRYQSAQDALRDLQGNGAWQGVVPGWVRQHPAGPISSPPQPPSSPPSEPPEPSEPPSTARPATTKPQTSSPPPTSRPQSSGRRPRSGTPRSRGWHCVRTVVGHRSWVMAVAFNPKTPALVSGSLDDTIRVWHLPSGKEFYSLEAHPRGVNDVVISRGGQVMASCGDDHTVRVWNLAQGKVLHTLTGHLRDVMSVAMGQRGFLLASGGEDRSLMLWKLDQGRHLKTLRGTAGIIKAVAMTADEQTLVSGGLDNQVRLWDIATGTLVRTLSGHLHSVNDLAISRDDKLIASASKDGTVRLWELATGTLLQTLAEHTQDVNGVAIAPDSRTLVSGSNDGTVKLWDLQTGQCLYSLSGHTGAVQAVAIHSSGRLIASASTDKTIRLWKWTG encoded by the coding sequence TTGCCGTCCAATCCTAGAACCGCAGAGCGGTGTCAGGGATGTGGCCATCCTTTAGTGAAGCGATTACGGGGTCGATATATCCCGATTAAATTGCTGGGGCAGGGGGGATTTGGCCGTACATTCTTAGGATTAGATACCGATCGCCTCAATAGCCCTTGTGTCATCAAGCAATTTGCGCCCCAAACCCAAGGCACTAAATCCTTCGATAAGGCAGTGAAACTCTTTGAGCAGGAGGCCATGCGACTGCATGATTTGGGGGAGCATCCTCAGATTCCTACCCTGCTGGCCTATTTTGCCCATGATCATTATCTCTATCTAGTGCAGCAGAGCATTGAAGGCACCACCCTCTATCAAGAGCTGCAAGAGCGGGGGGCCTACGATGGCCAGCAAGTACGTCAATTGCTGCTGGACTTGTTGCCGGTGCTGCAATTTATTCACCATCAAGGGGTGATTCACCGGGATATTACCCCCACCAATATTCTGCGCCGCCAGCAAGATGGTAAGGCGATTCTGATCGACTTTGGGGTAGCTAAGCAGTTCAGTGAGGCGGTGACGCCACAACCTGGGACTCGCATTGGCACCGAAGGCTATTCTCCCATCGAGCAATTGCGAGGGGGCCATGCCTATCCAGCCAGCGATCTCTACAGTCTGGGAGTGACCTGTCTGCATCTGTTGACGAATCGTAAACCCGAGGACCTCTACGACCCCCTGCAGGGACAGTGGCAGTGGCGGCAGATCTTGCAAGCGGCGGGGCGTAGCATTGACCCCCCGTTGGCCCAGGTGTTGGAGCGGCTGGTTCAAGACTTGGTCGGCGATCGCTATCAATCAGCCCAGGATGCCCTGCGAGATTTGCAGGGGAATGGTGCTTGGCAGGGGGTAGTGCCGGGTTGGGTGCGGCAGCATCCGGCTGGACCGATTTCATCCCCTCCCCAGCCGCCGTCTTCCCCACCGTCGGAGCCGCCGGAGCCGTCAGAGCCGCCATCGACGGCGAGGCCTGCTACTACTAAGCCCCAGACAAGTTCCCCTCCTCCGACCTCTCGCCCTCAGTCCTCGGGCAGACGGCCCAGATCGGGTACCCCGCGTTCTCGAGGCTGGCACTGTGTCCGCACGGTGGTGGGGCATCGGTCTTGGGTCATGGCGGTGGCCTTTAATCCTAAGACGCCGGCCCTAGTCAGTGGCAGCTTAGACGACACGATTCGGGTCTGGCATTTGCCGTCGGGGAAGGAATTCTACAGCTTAGAGGCCCATCCCCGGGGGGTGAATGATGTGGTCATCAGTCGGGGAGGACAGGTGATGGCCAGCTGCGGCGATGACCATACGGTACGAGTCTGGAACTTGGCTCAGGGCAAGGTACTGCATACCCTCACGGGCCATCTGCGAGATGTGATGTCTGTGGCCATGGGGCAGCGGGGGTTTCTCCTGGCCAGTGGGGGTGAGGATCGCTCGTTGATGCTGTGGAAGCTGGATCAGGGACGCCATCTCAAGACGTTGCGAGGGACAGCGGGCATAATCAAGGCGGTGGCCATGACGGCGGATGAGCAAACCCTAGTCAGTGGTGGCTTGGATAACCAGGTACGGCTGTGGGATATCGCCACGGGTACCCTGGTGAGAACGTTGTCGGGTCACCTCCATTCCGTCAATGATCTGGCCATCAGCCGGGATGACAAGCTGATTGCGAGTGCCAGTAAGGATGGTACGGTGCGGCTGTGGGAGTTGGCTACGGGAACTCTGCTGCAGACCCTGGCAGAGCATACCCAGGATGTGAATGGAGTTGCGATCGCACCAGATAGCCGCACCTTGGTCAGCGGTAGCAACGACGGCACCGTCAAACTCTGGGATCTGCAAACAGGTCAGTGTTTATATAGTCTCAGTGGCCACACCGGGGCAGTACAAGCGGTGGCCATCCACAGTAGCGGCCGCCTAATTGCCAGCGCCAGTACTGATAAGACCATTCGCCTCTGGAAGTGGACAGGTTAA
- the psb28 gene encoding photosystem II reaction center protein Psb28, whose translation MTVSPTLEFFEGIYEDLSNVSLRQNRGTGVRSAKLIFEHMEAIEQFKSFRRQFSKALKLTDEEGIITVEPSGIKFIFGGPEGDDLVRVECLLEIDRDDHWQRFMRFMHRYADAHGMAYGESNPDAIQGSKPS comes from the coding sequence ATGACCGTTTCTCCTACTCTAGAGTTCTTTGAGGGCATCTACGAAGACCTCAGCAATGTCAGCCTGCGCCAGAACCGGGGCACAGGGGTGCGGTCAGCCAAGCTGATCTTTGAGCACATGGAAGCCATCGAGCAGTTCAAGAGCTTTCGCCGTCAATTTTCCAAGGCGCTGAAGCTAACGGATGAGGAGGGCATCATCACCGTCGAGCCCAGCGGCATCAAGTTTATCTTCGGTGGCCCTGAGGGCGATGATCTGGTGCGGGTAGAATGCCTGCTGGAGATCGACCGAGACGACCACTGGCAGCGATTTATGCGATTTATGCACCGCTATGCCGACGCCCATGGCATGGCCTACGGTGAATCTAATCCTGACGCAATTCAAGGGAGCAAGCCATCATGA
- the thyD gene encoding thylakoid membrane protein ThyD: MKVAITGATGFVGSRLVKRLQEQGHDSLVLTRDASKGRRVFPTSAFPRVQVVAYEPLQSGAWQDAIAGCDGVVNLAGAPISERWTPEHKQAMLNSRQIGTAKVVEAIANAEPKPNVLVNASAIGYYGTSETARFDETSAPVEDDFLSQVCRAWEAEAHKVKEAGVRLVILRFGIVLGMGGAIARMVPPFRLFAGGPIGSGRQWFSWIHREDLVSLILKALSEDTMAGIYNATTPHPVRMAELCHALGEVLNRPSWLPVPDFVLEALLGDGAKVVLEGQQVLPKRTEASGFTFQYPRVKAALQEILTDS; encoded by the coding sequence ATGAAGGTCGCCATTACTGGAGCCACCGGATTCGTCGGCAGCCGCCTGGTGAAACGGTTGCAAGAACAAGGGCATGACAGCCTGGTGCTGACTCGCGATGCCAGCAAAGGGCGGCGGGTGTTTCCCACCAGTGCCTTTCCCCGAGTGCAGGTGGTGGCCTATGAGCCGCTGCAATCGGGAGCCTGGCAAGATGCGATCGCAGGCTGCGACGGCGTCGTCAACCTGGCCGGAGCCCCGATCTCAGAACGGTGGACCCCAGAGCACAAACAAGCCATGCTCAACAGCCGCCAGATCGGCACCGCCAAAGTAGTCGAGGCCATTGCCAACGCCGAGCCCAAACCCAACGTTCTCGTCAATGCCTCCGCCATCGGCTACTACGGCACCAGCGAAACGGCCCGCTTCGACGAAACTAGCGCCCCGGTAGAGGATGACTTTCTCTCCCAAGTCTGCCGGGCCTGGGAAGCAGAAGCCCACAAGGTCAAAGAGGCTGGGGTGCGCCTGGTGATTCTGCGCTTCGGCATCGTCCTGGGCATGGGTGGAGCCATCGCCCGCATGGTGCCGCCCTTCCGCCTCTTTGCCGGCGGCCCCATCGGCAGCGGTCGGCAGTGGTTCTCCTGGATCCACCGAGAAGATTTGGTCAGTCTCATCCTCAAGGCCCTCAGCGAAGACACTATGGCCGGCATCTACAATGCCACCACCCCTCATCCCGTACGCATGGCCGAGCTATGCCATGCCCTAGGAGAGGTACTCAATCGCCCTTCCTGGCTGCCAGTCCCCGACTTCGTCCTAGAAGCTCTGTTGGGGGACGGGGCTAAGGTGGTGCTCGAGGGCCAGCAAGTATTACCCAAACGCACTGAAGCCAGCGGCTTCACGTTCCAATATCCCCGCGTAAAAGCTGCCCTGCAAGAGATCCTCACCGATTCTTGA
- a CDS encoding substrate-binding domain-containing protein, which produces MSQGNRDQNIPALIAALLITIALAGGAYWFLGRPLLRQFSNSPAPSSTPDSTNSPTPSPAPQARDSLNSLDDLDTSLPNPAVLTIDGSVTLVALVKQFQLAYTQVNPNIPTTYGVPAGQPNGSNAGLQHLLNDEVVMAFSSRPLTAEERQAGLQAIPFARDALAVVVGQTNPFNDSLTLSQLQQIFQGQLTNWSELGGPNAPIRVINRAADSGTHSLFKDLVLLGQDFAPDGPTFTTLTQGMKPLQCCEPWKPMALATAPCSKWSINLPSRSCPSREPCPLMQKRYARAPIPLAG; this is translated from the coding sequence ATGTCCCAAGGCAACCGGGATCAGAACATCCCCGCGTTGATTGCCGCCTTGCTCATCACCATCGCCCTGGCAGGGGGAGCCTATTGGTTTCTCGGTAGGCCCCTACTCAGGCAATTCAGCAACAGCCCCGCCCCATCCTCTACCCCCGACAGTACCAACTCCCCGACTCCTAGCCCTGCCCCCCAAGCAAGGGACAGCCTCAACAGTCTCGATGATCTAGATACCTCACTGCCCAATCCCGCCGTTTTGACCATAGACGGCAGTGTTACCCTAGTGGCCCTCGTCAAGCAATTTCAACTGGCCTACACTCAGGTCAACCCCAACATTCCCACCACCTACGGCGTCCCCGCTGGCCAACCCAACGGCAGCAATGCCGGTCTGCAGCACCTGCTCAATGACGAGGTGGTCATGGCCTTCAGCTCCCGCCCCCTAACTGCTGAGGAGCGCCAGGCCGGACTGCAAGCGATTCCCTTCGCCCGGGATGCCTTAGCTGTCGTGGTCGGGCAAACCAATCCCTTCAATGACAGCCTCACCCTGAGCCAACTGCAGCAGATCTTCCAAGGGCAACTGACCAACTGGTCGGAATTAGGCGGCCCTAATGCCCCGATTCGGGTGATCAATCGCGCCGCCGATAGTGGCACCCATTCTCTCTTCAAAGACCTGGTGCTGCTGGGACAAGACTTTGCCCCCGATGGCCCCACCTTCACCACCCTGACGCAGGGGATGAAACCACTCCAATGCTGCGAACCCTGGAAGCCAATGGCATTGGCTACAGCACCGTGCAGCAAGTGGTCGATCAATCTACCGTCAAGATCTTGCCCATCGAGGGAACCTTGCCCACTGATGCAGAAGCGGTACGCCAGGGCACCTATCCCCTTAGCCGGGTAG
- a CDS encoding TMEM165/GDT1 family protein translates to MSILTGFTAGLLLITLSELGDKTFFIGAILAMRHSRRWVFTGVTAALLAMTILSVLIGQVVTALPHVYVQGVAIALFLGFGGKLLYDAWSMARPGDLDHEQADALAAVEQREQGLTTWSTGAILAEAFTLTFMAEWGDRTQLATITLAAAHHPIGIVAGASLGHTITTCIAVICGKLVAGRISERLLTGLGGGLFVLFGLITALRMGT, encoded by the coding sequence ATGAGCATATTGACCGGATTTACGGCAGGGTTACTCTTGATTACCCTGTCTGAGTTGGGAGATAAGACCTTCTTCATCGGCGCTATTCTAGCCATGCGCCATTCCCGTCGTTGGGTATTTACCGGGGTGACGGCGGCCCTGTTGGCCATGACCATCCTGTCGGTCCTCATTGGTCAGGTGGTGACGGCTTTACCCCACGTTTATGTACAAGGAGTCGCCATCGCCCTATTCCTGGGCTTTGGCGGCAAACTGCTTTACGATGCCTGGTCCATGGCTAGGCCAGGGGACTTAGACCATGAACAGGCGGATGCCCTGGCAGCAGTCGAACAGCGAGAACAGGGCCTGACCACCTGGTCCACCGGAGCCATTTTGGCTGAGGCCTTCACCCTTACTTTCATGGCAGAGTGGGGGGATCGCACCCAGCTGGCTACCATTACCCTGGCCGCTGCCCATCATCCCATCGGCATTGTGGCTGGGGCCAGCCTAGGCCATACCATCACCACCTGCATTGCTGTCATCTGCGGCAAGCTGGTTGCCGGTCGCATCTCTGAGCGCCTCTTGACAGGGTTAGGCGGCGGGTTGTTTGTCTTATTCGGTCTGATTACCGCCCTGAGGATGGGCACCTGA